A stretch of DNA from Elusimicrobiota bacterium:
ATCTACATATTCTGTTGTCCTGTATGCGCCGCCCTGATTATCCAGTGTAGTATCATAATATGCTTCATTCTGGCCTGAACCGGCGGACATCATATCAAAATTCTCTGCCTCTACTTTTGTGGGTGTGATAGTGCTGGTTGTTATCAGCCAGGGGATGCCTGCAGAATACGCTTGCTGGGTGCCGCCCCAGATATATCTTACTTTATCACCTGCTGTTGCACCCGGTGTGGTGTCGTTTGGCCACATTGTGGCGGATGTAGTAAGTCTGCCCTGTACGAATATACGCACGGAATGATTAACAGATTTAGCAAATTTAAGCTGGTCAAAAAATGCCTGGTTCCAGCATGTGGGACTGTTCCAATCCGGATACTTGACCTCGCAAGGGGTTGTAAGACCAGAATAATTTAAATATGTGCATGAAAACACTTCAAGATTTGGAAGCCGGTCCTTCCACGTCGTAATATCATAATTGGGATTTTGGTTGCCGTTTTGTATTTCATATGCGTTGAATAATTTGTTTGCATTGATATAAACTGTATCAATTCCTACTCCCCAAATAGCGCTATCAGAATTACTGGCACAATTGAACGACCACACAAATTCTTCAGGTTTATCGGTAGGTTTGTATTTAGCCACTACATTTTTGCACTTAGTGAAAAAACTATTAGTGAACGCACGCCATGCTGCACCGCCGTCATCCGAGCCGTTGTGGTCATGCGGTTCTTCCATTTCTATACCATCTAAAGTTGGATACCTCTGCAATATCCACTCCAAATCAGAAAGAAATTGATTCTGTATGGAAGGACTATTTTTAAAAGCATCCCAATCACCATCAGTATATTGACCTATTGAGGTAAAAAGATAAGTTTTAATACCCTTTGTATGTGCATAATCGATGCCTAATCCGATATAATCCGACGAACCACTTTTAACACCGGTTATATAGTGTGGCATTTGTGGATTAAAACCTGGTGAATATGAATCTGCACCATAGTATGCTGCCTTATCAATGTCGGCTTTATAATTAGACAAATCCACCCAGTTGTTTATTACTCCCCTTTTGAAGCTTAACGCAGCTGATAACGTTTCTGGTATAATAATGTTTATTAATATCAACCCTGTAAATAATAAAAATAATTTAATGTGTTTAGTCATAAAATTATATCAATATTATAGGGTTATAGAGTTTGTAGAGTTCTAGAGTTAAAACCCTAAAACACCATAACCCTATAACTCTTCTCTTACTTTATTAATCCTATTTTCCCCGTCTTCTTCTTTCCGGCACCATCTTCTATCTGGTAAATATATATTACTCCTCTGCTCACTTCATCTCCATCATTATTCTTCCCATCCCATTCTATTCAACCCAAATTATCATAATCTATCTCTTTGAGTTCCCTGACTGATCTGTCCCCATTGTTTTAAAATTATTCTTATGTTCTTGTGTTTATCCTTAAACTTTCATTTAGGGATTGTGTTCTCGGTCAGTGCGGTTGCTCCGACCTCCGAACACAAAAAAAAAGCTAATTAGGAAACAAGATAATCACTTAATTAAGTTTTTTTAAACCTAATTAACTAATTCTCTAATTCTCTAATTAACTTCTTTGTTTTCGGTAACCTCGCTGGCTTGATAGTCCGGTCTTAGCCACAAGCGGTTTATCACAAAGCGGTTTACACGCTTGTGATTTTCTTACTTGTGGTTTGTTGTTTTTCGGTAACCTACCCGGCTCTTTATCTTAGCCCTTGGTTTTGCGAACTCATCAAGGTTTCCCTTGAGCAGCCTTTTCGGATTAGTGCTCGAAGTTCGGAGCTACTGCACCGAACGAGAACACAATCCCGATCACATATTCAGTTATAAATAAGAATCGGGTTAGTGCTCGGAACTCGGACCTACCGCACCGAACGAGTCTATGCGCGGAAGTCGGAGCAACTGCACCGACTGAGCACATGATCCCATAGTATTATGGGAAACACAACCCCGCAATAAGCGGGGTAAAACAATATTTAATCCTTTTTTCTCCTTTTTAACTACATAACGTGTTCTAAAATATTTTAATATTTCCGAAACTAACTTACATATTAATCAAACTGCTTCTTTTATATTATAAGGTAAAGTTTGAATTATGTCTATCGACTACTTGTGAATAGTTAACGACTACTTGTTGTAACGAAGTTTACGAGTTTATCCCGCTCTCACGGGAGCAGCCTTTTCGACTCTGTATTAAACTAATTGCACCACAAAATGGTGCAATTATATTTGATATTTTATCTTTGCTCAAAAATGATATTAACAAATTTAAGCTTTTTTAATAAAATTGAGTTTGTTTCTTCTTGCTCCTTATAACAGAAGTATAACGTATGAGGTAAAAATAGTCAATGGCGAAAACTGTTGTTTTTTTGTCTAAAACTGTGTTATGAAACATTATTGCTGCGGGAATATCAAAAGATATGATTTTAGCTTCAGCTTTGCCATTAAAAGTTATTTAACTTTAAAAATAACGTAGTAAAGACATAAAGACGGTGGGATAGCGGAATTGTGGAATTGTGGGATTGTGGGATAGCGGGATAGTAGAATCGTAGGGTCGTAGAATTAAAACCCTATAACTCTAAAACCCTATAACCCTATAACCCTATAACTCTAAAACTCTATAACCCTATAACCCTATAACTCTAAAACTCTATAACCCTATAACTTCAAAACTCTTTCTTCTCAACTTCGGACTGTTTTTCTCAATTTTAAATCTTTAATCTTTAATTTTTAATATCTTTGACCCCGGACATTGGACATCGGACCTCGGACAAAGAACTATTTGACTATTTTTATCTTCCTAATTATTCGCTCTATATATGTTCAAAAGATTTTTTATAAGCATCATTGTTGTCACTGCTCCGACTCCACCCGGGACAGGAGTAATGTAACCTGCAACATTTACCGCTTCATCAAAAGCTACATCACCAACTGTTTTCATTTTAGGTTTACCTGTTTTTTCATCAATTACAGGGTTACCGCTCGCATCCTTAACAGAAACTCTGTTTATTCCGACATCTATTACTATTGCACCTTCTTTTATCATATTACCTTTTACAAGACCCGCTTTGCCGACAGCGACAATTAATATCTCAGCCCTCTTTGTATGAGTAACTAAATCTTTTGTCGCAATGTGACAGACAGTAGGTGTTGCCGACTCTAAAAGTGAGGAAAGAAGCATAAGAGTTACCGGCTTACCTACTATTTCGCTATGACCTACGATGACAGCTTCTTTACCTTTAAGTTGTTCACCTGTTGCTCTTATACATTCAATAACAGATAACGCTGTACAGGGCGCAACAGCCAGTTTCACATCAGCATATAAAAGTTTACCGAGATTTACAGGCGAAAGTCCTTCAACATCTTTATTAGGTGGAATTGACATTTGAATATTTTTTGAATTTATTTTAGCAGGTAACGGCATCTGTAAAATAATACCGGTAACCTTTTTATCTTCTCCTATCTTTTTTATTTCAGAAATCAAGTCACTCTCAGAAATCTTCTCATCCAATTGAACAAGATTATAACCAATCCCCATTTCTTCGCAAGAAGCTTTCTGGTTCTTAATATAAACACGGCTTGCAGGATTGTCCCCGACCTGCACCGCGACAAGAACAGGCTTTTCCGATAGTTTGCCGAGTTCCACCTTTAATTCCGCCTTTATCCCTTCCGCTATCTTGTTCCCGTCAATAACCTTCGCACTCATTGTTCCCCCTGAACTTTTCTAATATTTTATCAAAATTAAATGAAAAATTATAGCTTTGAACGATTTAGAGACATTTAGACGAATAAACCGTTAAAAAATTTCAATGTTTGAACGACCCTGAACCAGTATCGGTTCAGGGGAGTGAGTTTTGAAATTTTAGGTTTATTAGTCGTTAAAAATGTCTCGTCTAGTGAAAACTATAATTTTTCACATTAGCGCAGTTTTTTTAATATTTTTTCTATTTCTTCAAATGCATCTTTCATCATCTTTTCATATTTTGGTTTTGTTTCTTTTACAAAATCAACATCTTCAATAAATTTAAGATTTATATCTATGTTGAATTTTGCAGATTCTATTCCGGCACGTAAAATAGATACACCGCACGCAACATCGCTCAAAAGATTTTTATTCCCTATTTCCGAAAGCCGTTCGGCAAAAGGTAAAACTTCAATACATATCTTAAAAATCTTGCAAGGCACAGATAACGAATTTTTTAATGATAACTGTATTTCTTCTTTTCTTTTTGTTATCTCATCTGTGGTATTTTTAGGAAGTTTATAAGAATTGGAAAGAACCGTATATGCTTTAACGTCTTCATCAATCAGGGCTGATAGCTGGGAATTGAAAATTGAGAGTTCGAATAATATTTTTTTTAATTCATCCTGGTATTGTTCATAACCCTTTTTGTCAATTGTAAAATTAGCAACCATCAAAATACAGGATACTCCCGTAGTAGAAACCAAAGCAGCAGCACTCCCGCCACCTGGTGCCGGCAGTTTCGCAGATAAGTCATCTAAATATTTTTTTATAGAAGAATCGAGATAGTTCATATAATAAAAAATCAGTATTGAGTAGATAGTAGTTAGGTTTTAGGAAAAAATTTATAGATTAAATCTCTTAGTCTCCTTATTTTAAGGTCTTTATCCGTCTCTTTATGACTTCGGACATCGGACATCGGACTTTGGACATCTTATACTTAATCTTCAATCTTAGTTCTTAATTCTATTTTTTACAATCCTGCCAGTTCAAGAATTTTCGGAACCTTATCATCCCAACCGAGCGGCATTAAATGTACACCCTGGCAATAAGGCTTGAGTTCTTTTATAAGTTTTGCGGCGATTTCCATTCCCGTCTGACCTGATTTTGTTTTTTCTTTATCTTTCCTGAGTTCTTCGATTAAGTTATCAGGGACATGAATACCTGCTACATTTTCATTCATAAATTTTGCCATACCTACAGTTTTTAAAACAACTATTCCAACCATCACTGGCACACCAAAACCCTTTACTTTATCCATAAACTTGATGAATTTATCTACTTCATATACTGCCTGGGTTTGGAAGAACTCCATTCCTGCTTTTACTTTTCTTTCCATTTTGCTTATCTGGGAGTCAAGATTATCCGAACAAGGCGACACTACCCCGCCGATACAAAATTTGGGCGGTTCGCCGTCCAATTTGTTCCCCGCTAAATCAACACCCTGTTCAAGACGCTTTACAGTATATGCCAGTGAAATCGAGTCCAAATCAAATACAGGTTTAGAATCCGGATGGTCTCCAAGCTTATTGTGGTCGCCGGTCAGCAACAGTAAATTTTCTATTCCGAATGTCGCAGCACCGAGGATATCCGACTGTAACGCCAGCCTGTTCCTGTCACGGCAAGTTATCTGGAAAACAGGTTCCATACCTCTATCTTTTATTAATTTTGATACAACAAGCGGACTTAACCTCATAACTGACGACTGGTTATCAGTAACATTTATCGCACTTACCTTATCTTTTATTATTTCAGTTTCATGTAAAAGTTTATCTACCTGCCACCCTTTAGGCGGTCCTACTTCAGATGTAACAACAAACTTCCCGTCATCAAACAATTTTTTTAATTTCATTTTTCCTCTCTCCCACTCTTTATGCTTTCTATTGAAATTATTTTATTACTAGAAAATTATGGTTTTGAAAGATTTAGATGTTTTTAGCTTAAAAAATCGTTGAGAAATTGCTATGTTTGACGAACGAAGTGAGGAGTTTAGCAATTTCAGATTTTTTAAGCGTTAAGAAAACATCGTTTAGTGAAAAACCATAATTTTTAAGTATATTTTTACGGTATTATTTTAAAATCGTGCAGATGTATCTTTTCGTCAAGAACGCAATTTTTATCTTTCATCTTCTCAGATTTTTTAAATATTTTCTCCCAGCCGCAATCCATTTCTTTATCCACTTCACATTTACCGTTTTTCACACCGCCGCACTGTCCGTTTAATAAACTTTTTGAGCAAGACGTTATAGGACAAATAGCACAGGTATAATTCAGATGACATTTTCTGCACTGGGCACAATTAGGTTCCGTGGCTGTCAATCCCTGAAAACCATTTACATATAAGGTATCGCACCCGGCATAAACCTTTTTACCTTTAATTTTTAATTCAGTATTGTTATACAACATTTCCGAAAAACTTTGAACCCCTACACCACAGGAGAAAATTAATAACATCTCTGCATTCTCAATCTGTTCTTTACATTTATTTATATATTCCTTTGAATACTCATGATTACACAAGTAGTCCTGTAAAACATAATTTATACTATTCTCCTGTAAAAACTTTTGTATCTCATCAAACGGATAAACTACTTCCTTGCAACCGTAACATTGAATGACAAAAATGCTCTTTTTTTCTTTTAAGAACGCCAATATTTCTTCTTTAGGTTTTATTTCAGTAATTAACATATAATTTTAGCCCTTTCAATTAAAAATCCTATAATCCCACTCAACTCTTTACTTCTCTTGCTTCTTTTTTCATTTCTTTTATATTATCTATCAGCGGCAATTTTGACGAGCAGATATATTCACAGCAACCACACTCTATACAATTAGTCGCACCATGTTTACTTTTACTATTTAAAATATCCAGTCCGGTATTATCCAATTCTGCCTTAACATTCTGCGATTTAGAATTTTTATAATACCAGTAATAAAGGGGATATAATTCCATCGGGCACACATCAACACATCTTCCGCATTTTATACAACTTCGCTCCGAACTCAATTTAATATCCGGTTTCTTTGTTACCAATAAACTGGTAGTCCCTTTTATAACAGGAACTTCTAAGCTTTTCTGTAATAATCCCATCATAGGACCACCCATTTTCAAAACATAATCGCCGTCTTTCAAGTCAGCTCCGCAATAATCCAATATTTCACTTACAGGGGTCCCTATTTTAACCTCAAGATTTAATTTGTTTTTTATCTTTTCACCGGTAACCGTTACGATACGTTTAATAAGCGGCAAACCGTTTACTACTGCATTATATACGGCAAAACTCGTCCCTACATTATTCACAACAACCCCGACATCAAGCGGTAGTCCTCCGAGCGGAACATCTTTACCTGTGACTTTTTTTATCAGCATCCTTTCAGAACCTTGTGGGTATTTGGTGGGTAATTCTGCAATTTCTATTGCTGAAGTTAAATTTAAATTATTTATTGTTTTCTTGACTGCTTCAATCGCTTGTGGCTTATTAGTCTCTATTGCAATATATCCTTTTTGCAATCCCAGAATTTTCATCAATATCTTCATCCCACCAACTATTTCTTCAGGATGTTCAATCATCAATCTATCATCTGCAGTAACATATGGCTCGCATTCACAACCGTTTAATATCAAAGTATCAATCGGTTTTGGAGATTTAAACTTAACATATGTCGGGAATTGAGCGCCGCCAAGCCCTACAATACCTTTATCACGGATAATATCAATTAAATTGTCTTTAGATAATTTTTCGTATTCTTTATTCGCTTTAACTGATTCATGATACTCGTTTTTACCGTCAGCTTTTATTGTTATGGTAGTAACACCGGAAGGAATTACAGGATGGGGCTTTGTTTCGATAGCCGTAACTTTACCACTTACACTTGAATGTACCGGTGCCGAAATAAACGATTTTGAATCGCCAATTTTCTGACCGACTTTTACAACATCCCCAACCTTGACCAGCGATTCACAAACTGCTCCCGTATGCTGTGAGAGTGGTATTTCAACCGTTTCCGGCTCAGGAAATTGCTGGATTGGTTTTTCAGATGTGTATTCCTTGTTTTCAAACGGGTAAACACCGCCGTAAAAATTCCGGGAACGTTTTTCCCGCACTGCTGTATTGTATTTATTGGATATCTTGAAATTTACTCTATTGTATTTATGGAATTGTACCGGCAACTCCCAGAAATTGAATTCCGTCACTTTTAATCTTTGATTAATTTTTTCCCAGCCGCAGTCTTTATCCTTTGATACTTCGCACTTGCCGTTTTTAGCACCTCCGCAAGGACCATTCACTAGTTCTTTAGTGCAATTAGTTATCGGGCATATTCCCTGGGTCGCGGTAAGGAAACATGTTGCACACCCCGCACATTTATTATTATATAAAGCAATCCCATGCTGACCCTCCTGGGGAATAGTATCCGCAACAGCATAAACAGGCTTGTCCTCAAGAAAATTAGCAACCGTTTGAATACCTACTCCGCAAGAAAGAACTAACACATTATCAGATTTCTTCAGACCATCTTGAAAACCGGATTTTCTAATATCTAAATGATGTCTATTACATAAAAAATCTATTGTTTCGCATTCAACAACATTCTTACCGTTCTCTTTAAGTATGGGGTAAAGTTCTTTGCAATCTTCCGGTATAACACTGGCAAATTCCTTGTAGCATTTTCCGCAGACAAAAACAAACAGATTATCTTTGTCCTTAATCAATTCAACAATTTCTTCCTTGGGCTTTAATTTATATTTAGTATAGTCTAAAAGTTTTTCCATTATTTTTTAAAACAATCCTACAATTTTTCCGTCTTTATCCAAATCAACTTTAGTTCCTGCGGGAACTGACGGTAGTCCCGGCATTGTTCTCATTTCTCCGCATAGAGGATACAAGAAACCTGCGCCGATGGATGCGCGGATATCTTTTATCGGAATCCTGAAACCTTTCGGTCTTCCTTTTAATTTTGGGTCATGTGATAGCGATAAATGTGTTTTTGCCATACATATTGGAAGTTTGTCATAGCCAAGTTTTGTATAAAGCTCGATTTTCTTCTCTGCTTCAGGAAGATAGTCAACACCATCTGCTCCATAGATTTTTGTCGCTATTGTTTCTATCTTTTCTTTGATTGGCCGGTCAAGTTCATACAGGAACTTAAAGTCGGTTTTCTTTTCGCATGCTTTTACAACTGCTGTTGCAAGTTCCATTCCGCCTTCCCCGCCTTTTTCCCATACCTCGCTTAAAACAGCGTCATCAGCACCTGCTTTAATCGCTCTTTCCCTGACCATTTCTATTTCCTTATCAGTATCATATGTGAATTTATTAATTGCAACGACTACCGGAACGCCGAACATTTTAGCATTTTCTATATGCTTCTCAAGATTGCAAATTCCGCCTTCAACAGCGGGCAGGTTTTCTTTAATAAGTCCCTCATCCAGAGGTTTGCCTGCAACAACCGTGAATTTCCCGGAATGCATTTTCAAAGCGCGTATAGAACAGACAATTACCACGCAATTCGGAACAAGCCCTGAATACCTGCATTTGATATCCATAAACTTTTCCATACCGCAATCAGCGCCAAACCCGGATTCAGTAACAACATAATCGGCAAGTCTTAAAGCTATCTGGTCGGCAATTATGGAATTATTACCATGTGCAATATTAGCAAAAGGACCCGCATGGACAAAACAAGGCGTATGTTCCGTTGTCTGTAAAAGATTTGGTTTGATAGCATCTTTCATAAGAACAGCCATAGAACCAGCAACCTGTAAATCTTCAGTAGTAACCGGTTTACCATCAGGAGTAAATGCAACAACAATCCTTCCCAACCGTTCTCTTAAATCTTTAAGTGAAGTAGTAAGTGCCAAAATTGCCATTACTTCAGATGCAACTGAAATATCAAATCCTGAATCACGCGGGATACCGTCATCTTTTGTTCCTAATCCTATTTTAATATTTCTTAAAGCCCTGTCAGATACATCTACCACGCGCCGCCATAAAATATTGTTCATATCTATATTAAGCTTATTGCCTTTATGAAGAGAATTATCCACAAATGCAGCGCATAAGTTATGTGCGATTGAAACAGCATGAACATCACCGGTAAGATGTAAATTAAAATCTTCCATAGGTAAAACCTGCGAATAACCGCCGCCTGCAGCACCGCCTTTAATTCCAAAAACCGGTCCCAATGAAGGCTGCCTGATAGCGGTAATAATCTTTTTACCTATTTTAGCCAGCCCTAACGACAATCCGATTGTCGTTACTGTTTTACCTTCGCCAAGCGGTGTAGGAGTAATCGCAGTTACATCAATATA
This window harbors:
- a CDS encoding cyclodeaminase/cyclohydrolase family protein — translated: MNYLDSSIKKYLDDLSAKLPAPGGGSAAALVSTTGVSCILMVANFTIDKKGYEQYQDELKKILFELSIFNSQLSALIDEDVKAYTVLSNSYKLPKNTTDEITKRKEEIQLSLKNSLSVPCKIFKICIEVLPFAERLSEIGNKNLLSDVACGVSILRAGIESAKFNIDINLKFIEDVDFVKETKPKYEKMMKDAFEEIEKILKKLR
- a CDS encoding bifunctional 5,10-methylenetetrahydrofolate dehydrogenase/5,10-methenyltetrahydrofolate cyclohydrolase, whose amino-acid sequence is MSAKVIDGNKIAEGIKAELKVELGKLSEKPVLVAVQVGDNPASRVYIKNQKASCEEMGIGYNLVQLDEKISESDLISEIKKIGEDKKVTGIILQMPLPAKINSKNIQMSIPPNKDVEGLSPVNLGKLLYADVKLAVAPCTALSVIECIRATGEQLKGKEAVIVGHSEIVGKPVTLMLLSSLLESATPTVCHIATKDLVTHTKRAEILIVAVGKAGLVKGNMIKEGAIVIDVGINRVSVKDASGNPVIDEKTGKPKMKTVGDVAFDEAVNVAGYITPVPGGVGAVTTMMLIKNLLNIYRANN
- a CDS encoding methylenetetrahydrofolate reductase, which gives rise to MKLKKLFDDGKFVVTSEVGPPKGWQVDKLLHETEIIKDKVSAINVTDNQSSVMRLSPLVVSKLIKDRGMEPVFQITCRDRNRLALQSDILGAATFGIENLLLLTGDHNKLGDHPDSKPVFDLDSISLAYTVKRLEQGVDLAGNKLDGEPPKFCIGGVVSPCSDNLDSQISKMERKVKAGMEFFQTQAVYEVDKFIKFMDKVKGFGVPVMVGIVVLKTVGMAKFMNENVAGIHVPDNLIEELRKDKEKTKSGQTGMEIAAKLIKELKPYCQGVHLMPLGWDDKVPKILELAGL
- a CDS encoding formate--tetrahydrofolate ligase; the encoded protein is MNKKVSVPSDIEIAQAVKLKPIIDIAKKIGIKRNELELYGDNKAKIKLEILERLKNKKCGKYIDVTAITPTPLGEGKTVTTIGLSLGLAKIGKKIITAIRQPSLGPVFGIKGGAAGGGYSQVLPMEDFNLHLTGDVHAVSIAHNLCAAFVDNSLHKGNKLNIDMNNILWRRVVDVSDRALRNIKIGLGTKDDGIPRDSGFDISVASEVMAILALTTSLKDLRERLGRIVVAFTPDGKPVTTEDLQVAGSMAVLMKDAIKPNLLQTTEHTPCFVHAGPFANIAHGNNSIIADQIALRLADYVVTESGFGADCGMEKFMDIKCRYSGLVPNCVVIVCSIRALKMHSGKFTVVAGKPLDEGLIKENLPAVEGGICNLEKHIENAKMFGVPVVVAINKFTYDTDKEIEMVRERAIKAGADDAVLSEVWEKGGEGGMELATAVVKACEKKTDFKFLYELDRPIKEKIETIATKIYGADGVDYLPEAEKKIELYTKLGYDKLPICMAKTHLSLSHDPKLKGRPKGFRIPIKDIRASIGAGFLYPLCGEMRTMPGLPSVPAGTKVDLDKDGKIVGLF
- a CDS encoding methylenetetrahydrofolate reductase C-terminal domain-containing protein, which produces MLITEIKPKEEILAFLKEKKSIFVIQCYGCKEVVYPFDEIQKFLQENSINYVLQDYLCNHEYSKEYINKCKEQIENAEMLLIFSCGVGVQSFSEMLYNNTELKIKGKKVYAGCDTLYVNGFQGLTATEPNCAQCRKCHLNYTCAICPITSCSKSLLNGQCGGVKNGKCEVDKEMDCGWEKIFKKSEKMKDKNCVLDEKIHLHDFKIIP
- the rsxC gene encoding electron transport complex subunit RsxC translates to MEKLLDYTKYKLKPKEEIVELIKDKDNLFVFVCGKCYKEFASVIPEDCKELYPILKENGKNVVECETIDFLCNRHHLDIRKSGFQDGLKKSDNVLVLSCGVGIQTVANFLEDKPVYAVADTIPQEGQHGIALYNNKCAGCATCFLTATQGICPITNCTKELVNGPCGGAKNGKCEVSKDKDCGWEKINQRLKVTEFNFWELPVQFHKYNRVNFKISNKYNTAVREKRSRNFYGGVYPFENKEYTSEKPIQQFPEPETVEIPLSQHTGAVCESLVKVGDVVKVGQKIGDSKSFISAPVHSSVSGKVTAIETKPHPVIPSGVTTITIKADGKNEYHESVKANKEYEKLSKDNLIDIIRDKGIVGLGGAQFPTYVKFKSPKPIDTLILNGCECEPYVTADDRLMIEHPEEIVGGMKILMKILGLQKGYIAIETNKPQAIEAVKKTINNLNLTSAIEIAELPTKYPQGSERMLIKKVTGKDVPLGGLPLDVGVVVNNVGTSFAVYNAVVNGLPLIKRIVTVTGEKIKNKLNLEVKIGTPVSEILDYCGADLKDGDYVLKMGGPMMGLLQKSLEVPVIKGTTSLLVTKKPDIKLSSERSCIKCGRCVDVCPMELYPLYYWYYKNSKSQNVKAELDNTGLDILNSKSKHGATNCIECGCCEYICSSKLPLIDNIKEMKKEAREVKS